A stretch of the Papaver somniferum cultivar HN1 chromosome 6, ASM357369v1, whole genome shotgun sequence genome encodes the following:
- the LOC113288073 gene encoding mavicyanin-like — MKMMKDNALVLVMVVAVLILVKSPVIVASHEDDQTRHHLVGDDRGWDVSNDVTSWACGKVFRVGDHVWFSYSAAQERVAELGGKEEYETCDISNPIKMYTDGLNSVRLDGEGSRYFVSGMPESCKNGLKLHVNVLPPQQQQQQQLAESKIPMSTKAVLAGSPTSPPSSTPELPIQLSTLLLVGLTLHLCYLAF; from the exons ATGAAAATGATGAAAGATAACGCTTTGGTGCTAGTGATGGTAGTTGCTGTGCTTATATTAGTGAAGTCACCAGTAATAGTTGCAAGCCATGAAGATGATCAAACTCGTCATCATCTAGTTGGAGATGACCGTGGTTGGGATGTCTCTAACGATGTTACTTCATGGGCTTGTGGAAAAGTTTTCAGGGTTGGAGACCACgtct GGTTTTCATATTCAGCTGCACAGGAAAGGGTAGCAGAGTTGGGAGGTAAAGAGGAATATGAAACTTGCGACATCAGCAATCCCATCAAAATGTATACCGATGGCCTAAACAGTGTTAGGCTTGATGGAGAAGGCTCTCGTTATTTTGTAAGTGGAATGCCTGAAAGCTGCAAAAATGGCCTCAAACTACATGTCAACGTTCTACCaccgcagcaacaacaacaacaacaacttgctGAATCCAAAATTCCCATGAGTACTAAAGCAGTCCTGGCAGGTTCCCCAACATCTCCTCCTTCCTCCACCCCAGAGCTCCCAATTCAGTTGTCAACTTTGTTGTTGGTTGGTTTGACACTTCATCTCTGTTACTTGGCTTTCTGA
- the LOC113288074 gene encoding putative BPI/LBP family protein At1g04970, with the protein MATVIYFILIALFIIPTHTLSQSNDDDGFVSLLLSEKGVNFAKDVLIEQAISSLAPLQLPQIITKSVRVPIIGNINMGISNITIFQVNVSSSSITLNNNNTGEISIVASGATANLSMNWSYSCHSWGFFPIQIADKGEASIQVEGMDVKLNLGLEYEGGTLKLSPLECGCFVKDIAIILDGGLSWLYQGFINAFEGQIRSAVESTVNNKIREGILKLDSLLQTLPKEVPVDDIASLNVTLINKPLFEDFSIGLEINGLFTAKNSSMVPKYYHKNSLPSVDSRHLRKMLGISLHEAVFNSASDVYFKADSLRWIVEKVPDQSYLNTNKWRFIVPQLYRKYPNDNMRLNISFATPPILKIHSEEIEANIYSDMIVEVLNDDEIIPVACISVIVKASCYAKIAENNLGGHIDMEDFDLSLKWSKIGNFRMHLIESVMRTFIKTAALPYANSRLTKGFPLPIFRGFTLQNADLIYRKSKIMISTDIGFTGSYNLK; encoded by the exons ATGGCAACTGTTATTTACTTCATACTCATTGCCCTGTTTATCATTCCTACACACACCCTTTCTCAATCAAACGATGATGATGGCTTTGTTTCATTACTCCTATCTGAAAAAGGTGTTAATTTTGCCAAAGATGTATTAATAGAACAAGCAATTTCATCTTTAGCCCCTCTTCAATTACCTCAAATTATCACAAAATCTGTGAGAGTTCCAATTATTGGAAATATTAATATGGGGATATCTAATATAACAATTTTTCAAGtaaatgtttcatcttcttctattactCTCAACAATAACAATACAGGAGAAATCTCTATTGTTGCTTCTGGTGCTACTGCTAATTTGAGTATGAATTGGTCTTATTCTTGTCATTCTTGGGGTTTCTTCCCTATTCAAATCGCTGATAAGGGAGAAGCTTCTATTCAG GTTGAAGGCATGGATGTGAAGCTTAACTTAGGCTTGGAATATGAAGGAGGAACTCTTAAGCTGTCTCCTTTGGAATGCGGATGTTTCGTGAAGGATATTGCTATAATTTTGGATGGTGGACTCTCGTGGTTGTATCAAGG GTTCATTAATGCTTTTGAAGGGCAGATTAGATCTGCTGTGGAGAGTACTGTTAACAATAAAATTAGAGAAGGAATCCTAAAGCTCGACTCTTTACTGCAAACCCTTCCGAAAGAAGTCCCAGTTGACGATATTGCTTCATtaaatgttactttaataaacaagCCTTTGTTTGAAGATTTTTCAATTGGACTTGAGATCAATGGGTTGTTTACTGCAAAAAACAGCAGCATGGTCCCAAAGTATTACCATAAGAACTCGCTGCCCTCGGTTGATTCCCGTCATCTAAGGAAGATGCTTGGGATTTCATTACATGAAGCTGTATTTAACTCTGCCTCGGATGTGTACTTTAAA GCAGATTCTTTACGATGGATCGTGGAAAAAGTGCCTGACCAGTCTTATTTAAACACAAATAAATGGAGATTTATAGTTCCTCAACTATACAGGAAGTACCCGAACGATAACATGAGGCTGAATATATCTTTCGCTACTCCTCCAATCCTTAAGATCCACTCGGAAGAAATTGAGGCCAACATTTACTCCGACATGATAGTTGAAGTTCTTAATGATGATGAAATAATTCCCGTTGCATGCATCTCGGTG ATAGTTAAAGCCTCATGTTATGCAAAAATCGCAGAAAACAACCTGGGTGGTCATATTGATATGGAGGATTTTGATCTGTCCCTAAAATGGAGCAAAATTGGTAATTTCCGCATGCATCTGATTGAG TCTGTGATGAGGACGTTCATCAAAACAGCAGCATTGCCATACGCAAATTCACGACTGACAAAAGGATTTCCTTTACCCATATTTCGTGGGTTCACACTTCAAAATGCTGATCTCATCTATCGCAAGTCAAAAATCATGATCAGCACCGATATCGGTTTTACAGGTTCTTATAATTTGAAGTAA